From one Thermococcus sp. M36 genomic stretch:
- a CDS encoding class I SAM-dependent methyltransferase → GGKLVVLEFSKPKQKSFKFLYQFYLSKLAPGLVQAFASDKKAYQYLNNSVFAFPEGQNFLNIMHGVGFTQTYLQPLSLGICTIYCGTKV, encoded by the coding sequence GGGAGGAAAATTGGTAGTATTAGAATTTTCAAAACCCAAACAAAAAAGTTTTAAGTTTTTATATCAATTTTATTTAAGCAAATTAGCACCCGGTTTGGTACAGGCTTTTGCAAGCGATAAAAAAGCATATCAATATTTAAATAACAGTGTTTTTGCTTTTCCTGAAGGGCAAAACTTTTTAAACATAATGCATGGCGTAGGATTTACACAAACTTATTTACAACCTCTCAGCTTAGGAATATGCACTATTTATTGCGGAACAAAAGTGTAA